One Bacteroidales bacterium genomic window carries:
- a CDS encoding exosortase/archaeosortase family protein → MSQKPGQYKSSKEEDKAKQKEKQVKQEAYRQFMRQFKPLLIAVALWFIANAILHLPAIKDQVQELFVRFTLNSALAFGKLLFIPVESRSFPMITVGGYTMEVIMECTAYNFYVFVICLSLLSPVKWTQRLLTLVIFVASVFVINSFRFYTMGFIAIYFGDLFDSIHDYLWNVLFGFLVFLIWLWRFRPQTPAATTIN, encoded by the coding sequence ATGTCACAAAAGCCCGGACAATATAAAAGCAGCAAGGAGGAGGATAAAGCGAAGCAAAAGGAAAAGCAGGTCAAACAGGAAGCCTACCGGCAGTTTATGCGCCAGTTCAAGCCGCTGCTGATCGCAGTTGCACTCTGGTTCATTGCCAATGCAATTCTTCATCTACCGGCCATCAAAGACCAGGTGCAGGAGCTTTTTGTCAGGTTCACTTTAAATTCAGCCCTGGCTTTTGGCAAACTGCTGTTCATACCCGTGGAAAGCCGTAGCTTTCCCATGATTACCGTCGGCGGTTATACGATGGAAGTCATCATGGAATGTACAGCCTACAATTTTTATGTTTTCGTGATTTGCCTCAGCTTGCTGTCACCCGTAAAATGGACACAACGGCTGCTCACCCTGGTGATTTTTGTTGCATCGGTATTTGTAATCAACAGCTTCCGGTTCTACACCATGGGCTTCATTGCCATATATTTTGGCGACCTCTTCGACAGCATCCACGATTACCTTTGGAATGTTCTCTTCGGGTTTTTGGTATTCCTTATCTGGTTGTGGAGATTCAGACCGCAAACTCCGGCAGCAACAACAATAAATTAA
- a CDS encoding RNA polymerase sigma factor produces the protein MKTDNADFRNLVREHSQRLYAHIRSILLNHHDTDDVLQNTFVKAWSGIHEFRAESEISTWLFRIATNEALQHLRKQKLRKLFFMGSDTEISDDVVQSDAPDGEAIQRKLEQAMKTLSVQQRMVFSMKYFNELKYTEIAGILQLKEGSLKAVYHNAVKKIEKYITENE, from the coding sequence TTGAAAACCGATAATGCCGATTTCAGGAATCTTGTCCGGGAGCACAGCCAGCGGCTTTACGCCCATATCCGCAGTATCTTGCTCAATCACCATGACACTGACGATGTGCTACAAAATACGTTTGTTAAAGCCTGGAGCGGAATCCATGAGTTCAGAGCAGAATCGGAAATATCAACCTGGCTGTTCAGAATTGCCACCAACGAGGCGCTGCAGCACCTGAGGAAGCAGAAGTTGAGGAAATTGTTTTTTATGGGCTCTGATACTGAAATTTCCGATGACGTTGTGCAAAGTGATGCCCCCGATGGCGAGGCCATTCAGAGAAAACTCGAACAGGCGATGAAAACTCTTTCGGTGCAGCAACGGATGGTTTTTTCGATGAAATATTTCAACGAACTGAAATACACCGAAATTGCCGGGATTCTCCAACTGAAAGAAGGTTCGCTCAAGGCAGTTTACCACAATGCAGTGAAGAAAATTGAAAAATACATTACAGAAAATGAATGA
- a CDS encoding DUF1648 domain-containing protein, whose amino-acid sequence MEKRPRIKPEFTNTDQFLEGLSIITLVGLWALVIYAFSILPETIPVHFDLKGQPDGYGSKASVLFLPILSTVLFIGLTIINRYPHIFNYPVKITAENALRQYTIATRMIRVLKLIVLGVFFLIEFFTIRSALGASTGLGIWFLPFILCVVYIPMGYFIIRAFRHK is encoded by the coding sequence ATGGAAAAAAGACCCAGAATCAAACCGGAATTTACCAACACTGACCAATTCCTCGAAGGTCTCAGCATAATCACCCTGGTTGGCTTGTGGGCTTTGGTGATTTACGCTTTCTCTATCCTTCCCGAAACAATTCCTGTTCATTTCGACTTAAAAGGACAGCCGGATGGCTATGGCAGCAAGGCTTCGGTCTTGTTCCTTCCCATCCTTTCAACAGTACTTTTTATCGGATTGACGATCATCAATCGTTACCCTCACATTTTTAATTACCCGGTAAAAATCACTGCAGAAAATGCCTTGCGCCAATACACCATTGCCACCAGGATGATCAGGGTGTTGAAGCTGATTGTTCTGGGTGTGTTTTTTTTAATAGAGTTTTTCACGATCCGATCCGCTCTGGGTGCATCAACAGGATTGGGCATTTGGTTTTTACCCTTTATCCTTTGTGTAGTATACATCCCCATGGGTTATTTTATTATTCGTGCCTTTCGTCATAAGTGA